One window of the Colletotrichum destructivum chromosome 4, complete sequence genome contains the following:
- a CDS encoding Putative ERCC4 domain, EME1/EME2 domain-containing protein encodes MAAEIISLLSSSPAVGDQPAHSPCPPAQPAVTAATEALTYDDDDVFDLTADSPEFAPQSLPQPGLPKAACSPGTAPRAKRPREEQAPETAPVYFNSDDFDTTVDLESSLPIDEDVHGGPRNTKRSRLSLPRSGSTTSINQSHSLADQPGHPPVKQPNGLRRVHTLEDPIEFSSSPGIASRPTTIAQLASEGLESDDPFAALPPSAQLPPSAQPVPSRESPPRVAPTAVASIDYDLSSDDPFASSPRAPAKPAPKPCPIVLNVDEDDDPFASSPRRVPVETMKFPTIGNTGNVIPNGKQKVASPRRKANWDPISSSAPEHKTRNDPFDSSPPPPRRTLTKAVSLVIDLSDSDSAPVNAVVDSDEEFPDLDNFDVTKLKARLDTNTTVSRSSSKTAPKPAAKSTSARATAKRSTDDKARDKEAKATERERERERKRQEKEAAKEQRAKEKERAAALAEVNKIRTDKKVSTPEMIADLPSSLAAAVTLQIQTLLKDLDVQSNIWDSPVGNVVKWRRKVASRFNDELNHWEPIPMRIEPDKFALAIVTADEFVTYALGPEGSDLEAHVLKMKRHFPKEQLIYLIEGLNPWMRKNRNVRNRQFASAVRNQGDEADADDTSTTNAQSRRKKNKQPQEYIDEDSIEDALLQLQVMHSVLIHHTNAAVETAKWVAIFTQHISTVPYRKQREATNAAGAGFCMETGQVRTGEDVKDTYVRMLQEIMRVTQPIAYGIVSEFGTVPELVRAFEERGPLCLENCRKSTNKDGGFSDRAVGKAVSKRIYKVFTGRDEWSTDV; translated from the coding sequence ATGGCGGCCGAAATCATCAGTTTGCTCTCCTCTAGTCCGGCCGTTGGGGACCAACCGGCACATTCACCATGTCCTCCTGCACAGCCCGCGGTTACTGCCGCCACGGAGGCACTGACTtatgacgatgacgatgtaTTCGACTTGACGGCCGATTCTCCCGAGTTCGCCCCACAATCCTTGCCCCAACCCGGGCTACCGAAGGCTGCGTGCTCCCCTGGAACGGCACCTCGGGCAAAACGACCACGAGAAGAACAAGCTCCTGAGACCGCGCCCGTCTACTTCAACTCGGACGACTTCGACACAACTGTAGATCTAGAAAGTAGCCTACCCATCGACGAAGACGTGCATGGTGGGCCACGGAACACCAAGAGGTCGCGACTGTCGCTTCCTCGAAGCGGAAGTACTACGTCGATCAATCAATCGCATTCTCTCGCAGACCAGCCGGGACATCCGCCCGTCAAGCAACCGAACGGTCTGCGGCGAGTTCACACGTTGGAAGATCCAATCGAGTTCTCTAGTTCACCCGGAATTGCATCCCGACCGACAACGATTGCACAACTGGCCAGCGAAGGCCTAGAGTCCGACGACCCATTCGCTGCGCTGCCACCCTCCGCCCAGCTTCCACCCTCCGCCCAGCCTGTACCGAGCAGAGAGAGCCCCCCGAGGGTTGCTCCCACCGCTGTTGCCAGTATAGACTATGACTTGAGCTCCGACGACCCTTTTGCAAGCTCGCCCCGCGCTCCAGCAAAGCCAGCCCCAAAGCCGTGCCCGATAGTCTTGAACGtcgatgaggatgacgatCCATTTGCCAGTTCCCCAAGAAGAGTCCCGGTCGAGACGATGAAATTTCCAACTATCGGCAACACTGGAAATGTGATACCAAATGGAAAACAGAAAGTCGCCTCGCCGAGACGAAAGGCCAATTGGGACCCCATATCCAGCTCTGCGCCCGAACACAAGACGAGGAACGATCCGTTTGATagctcgccgcctccgccacggAGGACCTTGACAAAGGCCGTCAGTCTAGTCATTGACCTCAGCGACTCCGACTCTGCACCCGTTaatgccgtcgtcgactcggACGAAGAGTTTCCGGACCTCGATAATTTCGACGTCACCAAACTCAAAGCCCGGTTAGATACCAATACGACGGTCTCTCGAAGCTCGTCCAAGACTGCGCCAAAACCGGCCGCCAAGTCGACATCTGCCCGAGCCACGGCCAAGAGGTCGACGGATGATAAGGCGAGAGACAAAGAGGCAAAGGCCACAGAGCGAGAACGGGAAAGGGAGCGCAAGCGGcaagagaaggaggcggccaaggaaCAAAgggcgaaggagaaggagcgcgCTGCTGCCCTTGCAGAGGTCAACAAAATCAGGACCGACAAGAAAGTGTCAACGCCGGAAATGATTGCGGATCTTCCATCGAGCTTAGCCGCCGCTGTCACGCTACAGATACAGACATTGCTGAAGGACCTTGACGTCCAGTCTAACATATGGGACAGCCCGGTCGGCAATGTAGTCaagtggaggaggaaggtCGCAAGCAGATTCAACGATGAGCTCAACCACTGGGAGCCAATTCCAATGCGCATCGAGCCCGACAAGTTCGCTCTCGCCATCGTTACTGCAGACGAGTTCGTGACTTATGCTCTCGGACCCGAAGGAAGTGATCTTGAGGCACACGTCTTGAAGATGAAGCGCCATTTCCCGAAGGAGCAGCTCATTTACCTCATCGAAGGCCTCAATCCCTGGATGAGGAAGAACCGTAACGTCCGCAACCGACAATTTGCCTCTGCAGTGCGAAATCAAGGGGATGAGGCAGATGCTGACGAtacctcgacgacgaatgCCCAATCACGGCGGAAGAAGAATAAACAGCCGCAGGAGTACATTGACGAGGACTCGATTGAGGACGCCCTGCTCCAGCTGCAGGTCATGCACAGCGTGCTAATCCATCACACGAACGCGGCCGTTGAGACGGCGAAGTGGGTAGCCATCTTCACTCAGCACATCTCGACGGTGCCTTACCGCAAGCAGCGCGAGGCGACCaacgcggccggcgccggcttctgCATGGAGACTGGCCAGGTCCgcaccggcgaggacgtcaagGACACGTACGTCCGGATGCTGCAGGAGATTATGCGCGTCACGCAGCCCATCGCCTATGGCATCGTGTCCGAGTTTGGGACGGTGCCGGAGCTGGTGAGGGCGTTCGAGGAGCGCGGGCCGTTGTGCCTTGAAAACTGCCGGAAGAGCACGAACAAGGATGGCGGGTTCTCGGACCGGGCTGTCGGCAAGGCCGTGAGCAAGAGGATCTACAAGGTGTTTACTGGACGGGATGAATGGAGTACGGATGTGTAG
- a CDS encoding Putative protein kinase: protein MLAESNKKRLSRPEIKQIARCVLEALQVLHDDWMVHTDIKLDSIFVNHGQGDQRFSDIQLGDCGGVVTQHSTFAREGHLIGTGLTRSPEATLQLPWGTATDIWSFGNAILSLLFSGGYHLFNPRIVGVNPGHDDYELTVLKRMHRFFGPYPQSYDDFNDPDTIAIINFINHLEPPGKPFARVTPREVPSADKEFLLKIMKLDPGDRPSAEDLLADEWFTEDSQDTRDPLPGEAKQPEKEEQCGDVESWL, encoded by the exons ATGCTGGCCGAGTCAAACAAGAAGAGACTGTCGCGCCCCGAGATCAAACAGATAGCCAGATGCGTTCTTGAAGCCCTTCAAGTCCTGCACGACGATTGGATGGTTCACACAG ACATCAAGCTGGACAGCATTTTCGTCAACCATGGTCAGGGAGATCAGCGCTTCTCCGACATTCAGCTTGGAGACTGCGGAGGCGTTGTTACCCAGCATTCAACATTTGCTAGAGAAGGGCACCTGATTGGCACCGGTTTGACCCGTAGTCCGGAGGCTACCCTCCAGCTGCCCTGGGGTACCGCGACGGACATATGGTCGTTTGGGAACGCT ATACTGAGCCTTCTGTTCAGCGGTGGTTACCACCTGTTCAACCCTAGAATTGTGGGCGTCAACCCGGGGCACGACGACTACGAACTCACCGTCCTCAAGCGGATGCACCGGTTCTTTGGCCCGTACCCGCAGTCCTACGATGACTTCAACGATCCGGAtaccatcgccatcatcaacttcatcaaCCACCTGGAGCCTCCGGGGAAGCCGTTCGCCAGGGTCACTCCGCGAGAGGTTCCGTCCGCAGACAAGGAGTTTCTTTTGAAGATTATGAAACTGGACCCCGGCGACAGGCCTTCGGCGGAGGACCTCCTTGCGGATGAGTGGTTTACAGAAGATTCACAGGACACTCGTGACCCGCTGCCGGGAGAAGCGAAGCAgcccgagaaggaggagcagtGCGGGGATGTCGAGTCTTGGCTCTAG
- a CDS encoding Putative kinesin-like protein has translation MASSPPASPGNQLPQRPMSAMVRPTPRSNSRLSMTSKHGGGSKASDEDSRTAVKVAVRVRPPLNPNDPGYELIPQRFQRSMVQVTSNTSLAIDSPQGKKLFVFDRVFGSDVDQEGVWEYLNDCVTAFIQGYNVSLLAYGQSGAGKSYTMGTSGPSEQGDVEMMGVIPRAATALFEKLDGAKKQANRGSMSQLRSPQRYSGQGSSSSADKNWSLKATYLEIYNEQLRDLLVPDHVPQHERGAVTIREDVKGNIILTGLRQVEINSVEDLMNALEFGSTLRQTDATAINARSSRSHAVFSLNLVQRKSGLQGPNGSDKRFSVPIEAMTGSETWVTTDSKLHFVDLAGSERLKNTGAQGERAKEGISINAGLAALGKVISQLSSRQAGSHVSYRDSKLTRLLQDSLGGNAITYMIACVTPAEFHLSETLNTVQYAQRARAIQSKPRIQQVEEGDKQAIIDRLKAEVAFLREQVRSAERGGGERRIASTGERSERQNERENELQNQLLDAQENYTTLSQRHAKLIAEMAKARDNEAAENDHHEESMGDTATERLNRSNSFAAAVEQVVLEYEKTIQTLEQSLSSTRGTLANTEASLLEKETKCTYIETINNQLQARLQKLIDREASTENYLHDLENKLDGHTSGEEKNATIIMELRKEISRVRENEASCEDYISTLEERLAEADQDAELMQREIDRLEQVIERQRSLGKLDSLLHELDHIQGDGKVPEPTVETLNGVTRSNADHSRSQSQSRIGRLSQNDVIPENVEEEAAATAEAAQSAQAGKRGGSDTDVETSDPKQQNLQADKNEYPPQSPAQSKFVHDKLENVTQELIDLRVEHETTVNEYDLLHSKYEEALRTLAELQDTIDESRHPERKVRDSMMSVTSPNQTRPPSFFSDARSSDLKDGGQFSSRSLSSELSSALESPATADPSDAETAATAKPQSDPELASAEDLAHQDLLDTEVERFRALAAEKEEAERELAERYTQLEQKHHEALDMLEELKTEVAQAKAMEASSPRANQPVIRRKSSQNVMIIDRAHRSFASLRNIAAENFEEQPDVMQNFELNLNAAMHELHARSERIQELEADIASAKKEMETKMTIISGLTRERSSLQASPMDMSMVSNLKNQLEANEKQMAEMRETHEVTEKKLLAELESLRASVREAPAEPIAARSGPEATPEAATTSETLVATAVAGAVADIPAASTEAVDAEPKALQATAENDKKITELQAELTTWEAKHQTALDTLQETETKMKETIEELESEIVLLNTKATEQSSARSVEEVKDIEEKHETLVKSLRDEIDQYKLAIDTNASKVSDLEAAHAATKTELEEAIRARDLHETQAKTQQSLIANLENQITAHEQALKTHQDGMKLLQENHARELEEMKRAEQKGYEEQVAVLLNEHAENVRALECELNDAREDLMKVATQVAFALGLDVSIEKITERIDDLIADQKVLGGEQKKSNEAEKHVAELLAINDNLVKELEQAKSTLTDLLTVEGEAAKSPAALSDQLSTVRKKISDLESRNEKNSRLVEELEDQLQSNFDQVQMTNNRLSTLQTERNSQLEEAQAGKFKAESELESLKAEYAALQAKMDEASGQVQRSNSISEPLRKSTSVSSLPSPPPAIPLPPLPGAGNTPSGPNGTVPSTPTQGGRPGSKDNMSSTNQIQEDQEARIRTIEKHLQAEKQLTQTLEEALTDLERQSNKVKADSDAWRKRCTELEAEIKELKDRPAPTPQPDNRWSLHAVEEERKKRQAAEAQQRLLEERMNALSKKKKKGSLNCF, from the exons ATGGCCAGCTCCCCGCCGGCCTCTCCTGGGAATCAGTTACCCCAAAGACCGATGAGCGCAATGGTGCGACCGACACCACGAAGCAATAGTCGCTTGAGCATGACGAGCAAACATGGCGGTGGAAGTAAAGCCTCTGACGAGGATTCCCGGACCGCTGTCAAAGTCG CCGTGCGCGTTCGACCACCTCTCAACCCGAACGACCCTGGCTACGAATTGATTCCTCAACGGTTCCAGCGATCCATGGTACAGGTCACCTCGAACACGAGCTTAGCAATCGACTCGCCGCAAGGAAAAAAGCTGTTTGTCTTCGACCGCGTCTTCGGCTCCGACGTTGACCAGGAGGGTGTCTGGGAGTATCTGAACGATTGCGTCACCGCATTCATCCAGGGTTATAATGTCTCGCTTTTGGCGTACGGACAGTCAGGAGCTGGAAAGTCGTACACAATGGGCACGTCGGGCCCTAGCGAACAGGGCGATGTCGAAATGATGG GCGTCAtcccgagggcggcgacggctttGTTCGAAAAGCTTGACGGCGCGAAGAAACAAGCGAATCGTGGCTCCATGTCTCAACTAAGATCACCACAGCGGTATTCCGGGCAAGggtccagctcgtcggccgACAAGAACTGGTCCTTGAAAGCGACCTACCTCGAAATCTACAACGAGCAGCTGCGCGATCTCTTGGTCCCGGACCACGTTCCACAGCATGAGCGTGGCGCCGTAACCATCCGTGAGGATGTAAAAGGCAACATCATCCTGACCGGTTTGCGACAGGTCGAAATTAATTCAGTGGAAGACCTGATGAATGCTTTGGAATTCGGCTCGACCCTCCGACAGACAGACGCGACGGCCATCAACGCCAGGTCTTCCCGGTCACATGCCGTATTCAGTCTCAACTTGGTGCAGCGGAAGAGTGGACTGCAGGGTCCCAACGGATCCGATAAGCGCTTCTCTGTGCCCATCGAAGCTATGACGGGATCCGAGACCTGGGTGACCACAGATAGTAAGCTCCATTTCGTCGATCTGGCAGGCAGCGAGCGGCTCAAAAACACGGGCGCACAAGGCGAGCGTGCCAAGGAAGGTATTTCCATCAACGCCGGCTTGGCCGCGCTCGGAAAGGTCATCTCGCAACTGTCTTCCCGGCAAGCTGGGTCTCACGTCTCGTACCGTGACTCCAAGCTGACTCGCCTGCTGCAAGACTCGCTGGGCGGGAATGCCATCACTTACATGATTGCATGCGTGACGCCAGCCGAGTTCCATCTGAGCGAAACGCTAAACACCGTCCAATATGCGCAGAGGGCCCGAGCCATCCAGAGCAAGCCGCGGATCCAgcaggtggaggagggtgacaagcaggccatcatcgaTCGTCTGAAGGCCGAGGTTGCCTTTCTGCGGGAACAAGTGCGCAGCGCGGAACGAGGAGGGGGTGAACGGCGCATCGCCTCCACTGGCGAGCGCTCCGAGCGGCAGAACGAGCGGGAGAACGAACTGCAAAACCAGCTGCTGGACGCACAGGAAAACTACACCACCCTGAGCCAGCGTCACGCGAAGCTTATTGCCGAAATGGCCAAGGCCCGCGACAACGAGGCTGCAGAGAACGACCACCACGAAGAGTCGATGGGAGACACGGCAACCGAACGACTGAACCGTTCCAACTCgttcgctgccgccgtcgaacAGGTCGTACTCGAGTACGAAAAGACAATCCAGACGTTGGAGCAATCGCTGTCCAGCACCCGCGGAACGCTCGCCAACACCGAAGCCAGCctgctggagaaggagaccAAGTGCACCTACATTGAGACCATCAACAATCAGCTACAGGCGCGGTTGCAGAAGCTCATCGACCGTGAGGCGAGCACCGAAAACTACCTCCACGACCTGGAGAACAAGCTCGACGGCCACACGTccggagaggagaagaacgctacCATCATCATGGAGCTGCGCAAGGAGATATCCCGGGTCAGAGAGAACGAGGCCTCCTGCGAAGACTACATTTCGACGTTGGAAGAACGACTGGCCGAAGCAGACCAGGATGCGGAGCTGATGCAGCGCGAGATTGACCGACTAGAGCAGGTGATCGAGCGTCAGCGCAGCCTCGGAAAGTTGGACTCTCTCCTCCACGAACTGGACCACATTCAGGGAGACGGCAAAGTGCCCGAGCCCACTGTAGAGACTTTGAACGGAGTTACGCGGTCCAATGCCGACCATTCTCGAAGCCAGTCACAGTCGCGGATCGGTCGTCTGAGCCAAAACGATGTCATCCCGGAGAAcgtggaagaggaagcggcggcgacagccgAGGCTGCCCAATCTGCACAGGCCGGCAAGCGAGGCGGGAGTGATACTGACGTCGAGACGTCCGATCCCAAGCAGCAGAACCTTCAAGCCGACAAGAACGAGTACCCGCCACAGAGCCCTGCTCAATCGAAGTTCGTCCACGACAAGCTGGAGAATGTCACGCAGGAGCTTATCGACTTGCGTGTCGAGCACGAGACGACCGTCAACGAATACGATCTGCTGCACTCCAAGTACGAGGAGGCCCTGCGCACCTTGGCAGAACTCCAGGACACCATCGACGAGTCCCGCCATCCGGAGCGCAAGGTGCGAGACTCCATGATGTCCGTCACGTCCCCGAACCAGACCaggcctccttctttcttctccgATGCCAGGTCTAGCGACTTGAAGGACGGCGGCCAATTCTCGTCTCGCTCTCTTTCTTCCGAGTTGTCCTCTGCGCTGGAGTCGCCCGCGACGGCTGACCCAtccgacgccgagacggcggccactGCGAAGCCCCAGTCCGACCCCGAGCTCGCGtccgccgaggaccttgcGCACCAGGATCTCCTGGACACCGAAGTCGAGAGGTTCAgggccctcgccgccgagaaagaagaggcagAAAGGGAGCTCGCCGAGAGATACACCCAACTCGAACAGAAGCACCATGAGGCCCTGGACATGCTTGAGGAGCTCAAGACGGAGGTTGCGCAGGCCAAGGCTATGGAGGCATCTTCGCCAAGGGCTAACCAGCCTGTTATCCGCCGCAAATCCAGCCAAAATGTCATGATCATCGACCGCGCCCATCGATCTTTCGCCTCGCTCCGTAACATTGCAGCGGAAAATTTCGAAGAGCAGCCCGATGTCATGCAGAACTTTGAGTTGAACCTGAACGCCGCCATGCACGAATTGCACGCTCGGTCGGAGCGGATCCAGGAGCTTGAGGCCGATatcgcctcggccaagaaAGAGATGGAAACCAAGATGACCATCATTTCTGGTTTGACGCGTGAGCGATCCAGTCTACAGGCCTCGCCAATGGACATGTCCATGGTCTCCAACCTGAAGAACCAGCTCGAGGCGAACGAGAAACAGATGGCGGAGATGAGAGAAACGCACGAGGTTACCGAGAAAAAGCTTCTGGCTGAGCTCGAGAGCCTGCGCGCCTCCGTCAGAGAGGCACCCGCGGAACCCATCGCCGCCCGCTCTGGACCCGAGGCCACGCCAGAGGCTGCCACCACTAGCGAGACTCTCGTCGCAACCGCCGTGGCTGGTGCTGTTGCAGACATCCCAGCGGCATCTACCGAGGCCGTTGACGCCGAACCCAAGGCTTTGCAGGCGACTGCAGAGAACGACAAGAAGATCACGGAGCTTCAAGCCGAACTCACCACTTGGGAAGCGAAGCACCAGACCGCCCTCGACACGTTGcaagagacggagacgaagatgaaggagaccatcgaggagctcgaATCCGAGATTGTTTTGTTGAACACCAAAGCGACTGAGCAGTCTTCTGCACGCAGTGTCGAAGAAGTCAAGGACATTGAGGAGAAGCACGAGACGCTCGTTAAGTCTCTCCGTGACGAGATTGACCAGTACAAGCTGGCTATCGACACCAATGCTAGCAAGGTGTCAGATCTGGAAGCTGCCCACGCCGCTACCAAGACGGAACTGGAAGAGGCCATCAGGGCTCGCGACCTGCACGAGACCCAAGCGAAGACGCAGCAGAGCCTGATCGCCAACCTCGAGAACCAGATTACGGCTCATGAACAGGCTCTCAAGACGCACCAAGACGGCATGAAGCTGCTCCAGGAGAATCACGCCAGGGAActggaggagatgaagcGGGCGGAGCAGAAGGGGTACGAGGAGCAagtcgccgtcctcctcaaCGAGCATGCGGAGAACGTCAGGGCGCTCGAGTGCGAGCTCAACGATGCCCGGGAAGACCTTATGAAGGTTGCCACCCAGGTAGCgttcgccctcggcctggacgTCAGCATCGAAAAGATCACTGAGCGCATTGACGATCTCATTGCCGACCAAAAGGTGCTTGGTGGAGAGCAAAAGAAGTcgaacgaggccgagaagcatGTTGCCGAGTTGTTGGCCATCAACGACAACCTtgtcaaggagctcgagcaAGCCAAGTCGACGCTGACGGATCTTCTGACGGTCGAAGGCGAAGCCGCGAAGAGCCCGGCCGCTCTGTCCGACCAGCTGTCTACTGTTCGTAAGAAGATCTCAGACCTGGAGAGCCGGAACGAGAAGAACTCCCGTCTCGTAGAGGAGCTGGAAGATCAACTACAAAGCAACTTTGACCAGGTCCAGATGACCAACAACCGTCTCTCAACATTGCAGACGGAGCGCAACTCGCAGCTTGAGGAGGCCCAAGCTGGCAAGTTCAAGGCCGAAAGCGAGCTCGAATCGCTCAAGGCGGAATACGCCGCTCTTCAG GCCAAGATGGACGAGGCTTCTGGTCAAGTTCAACGGTCCAACTCGATCAGCGAGCCGCTTCGCAAGAGTACTTCGGTGTCATCCctcccctcgccgccgcctgccaTCCCTCTGCCCCCTCTGCCGGGAGCCGGAAACACCCCCTCGGGTCCCAACGGGACTGTGCCGAGCACACCCACCCAAGGCGGACGGCCTGGCAGCAAAGACAACATGAGTTCGACGAACCAAAtccaagaagaccaagaggCCCGTATCCGCACCATCGAGAAACACCttcaggccgagaagcagctCACGCAAACGCTCGAAGAGGCTCTCACGGACCTCGAGCGTCAGTccaacaaggtcaaggccgacAGCGATGCCTGGCGCAAGCGCTGCACGGAGTTGGAAgccgagatcaaggagctcaaggaccGCCCTGCCCCCACGCCACAGCCGGACAACCGATGGAGCCTGCACGCTGTCGAAGAGGAGCGCAAGAAGCGCCAGGCTGCCGAAGCGCAACAACGTCTCCTGGAGGAGCGCATGAACGCTCtgtccaagaagaagaagaagggctcCCTCAACTGTTTCTAG
- a CDS encoding Putative methylated-DNA-[protein]-cysteine S-methyltransferase, DNA binding protein: MPRTDEAEAFFHAVYTAVQEIPAGKVTTYGHIARLIGTPERPRQVGICLKHLPTDPASRFNNETVPWQRVINAKGTISPRSQPSGARSQAAALEAEDVEVSQTAMGEFQVDFKTYGWFPETLPSKQGQGQ; this comes from the exons ATGCCCCGcaccgacgaggccgaggccttCTTCCACGCCGTATACACCGCCGTCCAGGAGATCCCCGCCGGCAAGGTGACGACCTACGGCCACATCGCCAGGCTTATCGGGACCC CCGAACGGCCCCGCCAGGTCGGCATCTGCCTCAAACACCTCCCCACCGACCCGGCCTCGCGCTTCAACAACGAGACCGTCCCGTGGCAGCGCGTCATCAACGCAAAGGGCACAATCTCGCCGCG CTCCCAACCCTCCGGCGCCCGAAGCCAggccgccgctctcgaggccgaggacgtcgaggtctCACAAACGGCCATGGGCGAGTTCCAGGTGGACTTCAAGACTTATGGCTGGTTTCCTGAAACCCTCCCCTCTAAGCAGGGTCAGGGGCAGTGA
- a CDS encoding Putative alpha/beta hydrolase-3, which produces MDAFLKSRETRPQLLQSLLAALPPLDPSLEEFRDVATLPDGYKIDLQIVRPRGVNEANGGRPLILLWPGGGFIVAGVEPTTRPAREFAFEFGAVVVNATYRLAPENKFPQSVRDGYETAVWLSRNAGRFGADIGKGWVVGGFSAGANIASVVSQRSGVEGLGITGTLLGIPFLLVKEIVPKKYAAEWVSREENATWSPTFTSAGIEDVQRGLEPDIRSPWFSPFNDVEAIAKSPRTYIQVGDRDPLRDDGLLYAKVLKDNGVEARVDNYLDWGHQGWSIFAPADAPAELGPNTMKGMRWLLGKE; this is translated from the coding sequence atggACGCCTTCCTCAAGTCTCGGGAAACCCGACCTCAGCTGCTCCAGAGCCTCCTGGCGGCCCTCCCGCCGCTGGACCCTTCCCTCGAGGAGTTCCGCGATGTCGCGACCCTCCCCGACGGCTACAAGATCGACCTGCAAATCGTCCGACCGCGCGGCGTCAacgaggccaacggcggccgGCCCCTGATCCTGCTGTGGCCCGGCGGGGGGTTCATCGTCGCGGGCGTCGAGCCCacgacgcggccggcgcgcGAGTTCGCGTTCGagttcggcgccgtcgtcgtcaacgccacCTACCGCCTGGCGCCCGAGAACAAGTTCCCGCAGTCCGTGAGGGACGGGTACGAGACGGCCGTTTGGCTTTCGCGGAACGCAGGCCGGTTCGGCGCGGATATCGGCAAGGGCTGGGTTGTCGGCGGGTTCTCCGCCGGGGCCAACATCGCCTCGGTCGTCAGCCAGCGATCCGGGGTGGAGGGCCTGGGGATCACGGGCACCCTCCTGGGCATCCCGTTCCTACTCGTCAAGGAGATCGTGCCCAAGAAGTACGCGGCGGAATGGGTCTCCCGTGAGGAGAACGCCACGTGGAGCCCGACGTTCACCAGCGCGGGCATCGAAGACGTGCAGAGGGGCCTTGAGCCGGATATTCGGTCGCCGTGGTTCTCGCCGttcaacgacgtcgaggcgATAGCCAAGTCCCCGAGGACCTACATCCAGGTCGGAGACCGTGACCCGCTGAGAGACGATGGGCTCCTGTACGCAAAGGTTTTGAAGGACAACGGGGTCGAGGCGAGGGTCGACAACTACCTGGACTGGGGACACCAGGGATGGAGCATCTTCGCGCCAGCCGATGCACCGGCGGAATTGGGACCCAACACGATGAAGGGGATGCGATGGCTTCTTGGAAAGGAGTAG